In the genome of Flavobacterium panacagri, one region contains:
- a CDS encoding RagB/SusD family nutrient uptake outer membrane protein, which translates to MKNIYKKVACLLALGLTFASCDDYLSDVPKGAKSPETLADYEAFLRDEYNTRLDILGASQLLNDQFITAATLTSNRLYNANYMWDENADRIALKVSDETAYYGTYAGIAAFNLIIENALTATKATEQEQRVVWAQAKIMRAMNFFYVTNFYADTYVAATAATKLSVPLITSANINAPSKQVTIQEMYDFILNDIKEALPYLPKVAQTALHPNLGGAYAFYSRVYLQMNNYTEALKYADLALAENNQLYDWVAFYNTNKAIIDVPNSYTTSVSPMGYTYSENYFFRHGSSRSLGRETSIPVERAARFETGDLRLKSRWKLRTVGADTYYYSILSGMYNFAGITTVEVYLIKAECLARDNKISEALAILNAVRKTRILPASYQDISTTDKTTALNAIFRTKNNELLNTLTPYADARRLNAEGVYKFSLTKVANGTTYTLKSDSHLWTSPFPQGAVQNPGNGTITQNVAK; encoded by the coding sequence ATGAAAAATATATATAAAAAAGTTGCGTGCTTATTAGCTTTAGGATTGACTTTTGCATCTTGCGACGATTATTTGAGCGATGTTCCTAAAGGTGCAAAATCGCCAGAAACATTAGCAGATTATGAAGCCTTTTTGCGTGACGAATACAATACGAGATTAGATATTTTAGGAGCTTCACAATTATTAAATGACCAATTTATAACGGCAGCTACTTTAACCAGCAATAGATTGTATAATGCCAACTACATGTGGGATGAAAATGCAGATCGTATTGCGTTAAAAGTGTCAGATGAAACGGCTTATTATGGAACTTATGCTGGAATTGCGGCTTTTAATTTAATTATAGAGAATGCACTAACAGCAACTAAAGCGACGGAGCAAGAACAGAGAGTGGTTTGGGCGCAAGCAAAAATAATGCGTGCCATGAACTTTTTTTATGTGACTAATTTTTATGCAGATACTTATGTTGCTGCAACAGCTGCAACAAAATTATCAGTGCCATTAATTACGAGTGCCAATATTAATGCGCCAAGTAAGCAGGTTACGATTCAAGAAATGTATGATTTTATTTTGAATGACATTAAAGAGGCTTTGCCATATTTACCAAAGGTTGCTCAAACAGCATTGCATCCAAATTTAGGGGGAGCTTATGCATTTTATTCAAGAGTTTATCTGCAAATGAATAATTATACAGAGGCTTTAAAATATGCAGACTTAGCATTGGCAGAAAATAATCAATTGTATGACTGGGTTGCTTTTTATAATACAAATAAAGCCATTATAGATGTGCCTAATTCGTATACAACATCAGTATCGCCAATGGGCTATACATATAGTGAAAATTATTTTTTCAGACACGGTTCAAGCCGTTCTTTAGGCAGGGAAACAAGTATACCGGTAGAAAGAGCAGCACGTTTTGAAACAGGAGATTTACGTTTAAAGTCACGTTGGAAATTAAGAACAGTGGGTGCCGATACTTATTACTATTCCATATTATCAGGGATGTATAATTTTGCTGGAATCACAACTGTTGAGGTTTATTTAATCAAAGCAGAGTGTTTGGCGCGTGATAATAAAATCAGTGAGGCTTTGGCAATTTTAAATGCAGTTCGTAAAACTCGTATTCTTCCAGCTTCTTATCAGGATATTTCAACTACAGATAAAACAACCGCTTTGAATGCTATTTTCAGAACAAAAAATAACGAGCTTCTTAACACATTAACTCCTTATGCAGATGCTCGTCGTCTAAATGCAGAGGGTGTTTACAAATTTAGTTTAACAAAAGTAGCAAACGGAACTACTTACACGTTAAAATCAGATTCTCATTTATGGACTTCGCCTTTCCCGCAAGGAGCAGTGCAAAATCCAGGAAACGGAACAATTACACAAAACGTAGCTAAATAA
- a CDS encoding TlpA disulfide reductase family protein gives MNTIKYKILGLCICLFVISNNVLAQKKKVAAPAATSYTIEGTITGLTDGTAVKLIPGATHSSELPVAETTLKEGKFTFTGKLNEPRFFFIAFGKNKGYLNLLVENAKIKVTADAEVSKNEDERITFKNQVTTGSKSNDYYKKETAFRDELEKDYAAYHTAESNELSKLIGAAKRDKNTKAADSLQNLPVWKKFEADEKAFFTKVEKTTLDVITKHKDSWWGPFFMMTQYSYFTPEQKPIYEQFSATAKKSYYGQVVDKDLNPKSLIGTSIANFNLKDKDGKAYNAKDIVAGKKYILVDFWASWCGPCRKEIPNLKTAYAEYGAKGFEILSISIDKDEKAWQKALGQENMQWHNLLDDDKVSKSFNVKTIPATYLVDSKGVIIGDNLRGADLEAKLKELLKS, from the coding sequence ATGAATACAATTAAATATAAAATATTAGGATTGTGCATCTGTTTATTTGTTATTTCAAATAATGTTTTAGCACAAAAGAAAAAAGTAGCAGCTCCTGCAGCAACATCTTACACTATCGAGGGAACTATTACTGGTCTTACAGATGGAACAGCGGTAAAATTAATTCCTGGAGCAACACATTCATCAGAATTGCCGGTTGCCGAAACTACACTTAAAGAAGGTAAATTCACATTTACAGGAAAATTAAACGAGCCTCGTTTTTTCTTTATCGCATTTGGAAAAAATAAAGGTTACTTGAATTTATTAGTTGAAAATGCAAAAATAAAAGTTACGGCAGATGCCGAAGTTTCAAAAAACGAAGATGAAAGAATTACTTTTAAAAATCAAGTAACTACTGGTTCTAAATCAAATGATTATTATAAAAAAGAAACTGCTTTTAGAGACGAACTTGAAAAAGATTATGCTGCTTACCATACTGCAGAATCAAATGAACTAAGTAAATTAATCGGTGCAGCTAAACGTGATAAGAATACAAAAGCAGCAGATTCGCTTCAAAATCTTCCAGTTTGGAAAAAATTTGAAGCTGATGAAAAAGCATTTTTTACTAAAGTAGAAAAAACAACTTTAGATGTAATTACAAAGCATAAAGACTCTTGGTGGGGACCGTTTTTTATGATGACGCAATACAGCTATTTCACACCAGAGCAAAAACCAATCTATGAGCAATTTTCTGCAACAGCAAAGAAAAGTTATTATGGACAAGTTGTAGATAAAGATTTGAATCCGAAATCGTTAATAGGAACAAGTATTGCTAATTTCAATTTGAAAGATAAAGACGGAAAAGCATACAATGCAAAAGATATTGTGGCTGGTAAAAAATACATTTTAGTTGATTTTTGGGCTTCCTGGTGCGGACCATGTCGTAAAGAAATTCCAAATTTAAAAACAGCCTATGCAGAATATGGAGCAAAAGGATTTGAAATCTTAAGTATCTCAATCGACAAAGATGAAAAAGCTTGGCAGAAAGCACTGGGACAAGAAAATATGCAGTGGCACAATCTTTTAGATGATGATAAAGTAAGTAAATCATTCAATGTAAAAACAATTCCCGCAACTTATTTAGTAGACAGTAAAGGTGTAATTATCGGTGACAATTTAAGAGGTGCAGACTTAGAAGCGAAATTAAAAGAATTATTGAAATCATAA
- a CDS encoding TlpA disulfide reductase family protein, translating to MKSTILKSGLSALALMTVLSSCSKKEEGFTINGTIAGLDKGTVYLENTDEKGNKKIADSAQIQKDGTFTLTGKVSEPLLHTIKLKGEEYGAYFLLSNEDIKVEAKKDSIYKAKVSGATQNDIYRSYYDNEFKKIQNIAGPIYKLSDSLTQNGKVKLTAEQQTAMDKKWKDLQTLADDLTDKFIRKNKDKIAGALVISDRIVSYGTPEQVKTYYAILTPEVQKSVYGKQLKEAIDLNDKTAVGVTAPEFSQTDVNGKVVKLSDYKGKYVLVDFWASWCGPCRKENPNVVLAYKTYHDKGFDVLGVSLDDKKNLWEKAIEKDGLTWTHVSDLKGWQNEAAVLYGVKMVPTNYLIGPDGKIVAKNLREAELQSKLKEIFSKS from the coding sequence ATGAAAAGTACAATCTTAAAATCAGGCTTATCTGCTTTAGCGCTTATGACCGTACTTTCTTCTTGTTCAAAAAAAGAAGAAGGATTTACTATTAACGGTACTATTGCCGGATTAGATAAAGGAACTGTTTATCTGGAAAATACAGATGAAAAAGGAAACAAGAAAATCGCAGATTCTGCACAAATACAAAAAGACGGAACTTTTACTCTTACCGGAAAAGTTTCAGAACCTTTATTGCATACTATTAAATTAAAGGGAGAAGAATACGGTGCTTATTTTCTTTTATCTAATGAAGATATTAAAGTAGAAGCTAAAAAAGATTCTATTTACAAAGCAAAAGTAAGTGGAGCAACTCAAAATGATATTTACAGATCATACTACGATAACGAGTTCAAAAAAATACAAAACATCGCAGGTCCTATTTACAAATTATCAGATTCGTTAACACAGAACGGAAAAGTAAAATTAACGGCAGAACAACAAACTGCAATGGATAAAAAGTGGAAAGATCTTCAAACTTTAGCGGATGATTTGACTGATAAATTTATTAGAAAAAATAAAGATAAAATTGCTGGTGCTTTAGTAATTAGCGACAGAATTGTATCTTATGGAACACCAGAACAGGTAAAAACATATTATGCTATTTTAACTCCTGAAGTGCAAAAATCAGTTTACGGAAAACAGTTAAAAGAAGCAATTGATCTTAATGATAAAACTGCCGTAGGAGTTACCGCTCCAGAATTCTCGCAGACAGATGTAAACGGAAAAGTGGTAAAATTATCAGACTATAAAGGAAAATATGTTTTAGTAGATTTCTGGGCTTCTTGGTGTGGTCCTTGCCGTAAAGAAAACCCTAATGTGGTTTTAGCATATAAAACATATCACGATAAAGGATTTGATGTTTTAGGTGTTTCTTTGGATGATAAAAAGAACCTTTGGGAAAAAGCCATCGAAAAAGACGGATTAACGTGGACTCATGTTTCAGATTTAAAAGGATGGCAGAATGAAGCCGCTGTTTTATATGGCGTAAAAATGGTGCCAACCAACTACTTAATTGGACCTGACGGAAAAATCGTTGCCAAAAACCTTAGAGAAGCTGAACTTCAATCTAAACTGAAAGAAATTTTCAGTAAATCATAA
- a CDS encoding M16 family metallopeptidase, with protein sequence MKKYIFLGYCSLAFCTLISAQNKSVNFKKIKELGGIEEYLYQPNGMSVLLLQDNASPVATVQIVYRVGSKHEVLGNTGSTHLLEHLMFKGTPTFNKKNGNTITDVLQNTGAQLNATTWYDRTNYFETLPSDKIELALQIEADRMRNSLLTKEDKEAEMTVVRNEFERGENNPNSLLDKEIWASAYIAHPYHHSTIGWKSDIEKAPIEVLKNFYNTYYWPDNATLTIIGDFRKENVFELIEKYFGKITKAPHVMPQPYTEEPQQYGPRKIVVRKPGELGVVNKAYKIPGALHEDLPALGILAQIIGNGPSAILNKTFVDTRLGIYSYASATEFKEVGLFTIGVGFPTSSKHEDIDAKISEVVAKIQKEGVTQDEVNRVVAKISAQTILARDGSGVIASALNEAIAAGDWTDYITGVDRLKKVTPADVLRVANKYLVEDQSTTGYFIPKQAGSQKKETGQAANFMPENGPFYYRHSEDGHIHEESEVKAVLAEQKNNAAITFNDKVIEKSASAYKREKVAGIDVVSVKTSAKDFVTVAASISLGNYASETKNNSIPALTASMLSKGTTLNDKFKFSEKLQKLGVTLNVNASTFKINIGFKCLKKDLDQVVALLAEELKNPLFDAKEFENLKQQFIGNTQQSLNDPGERGGIALSQAIYPKTNPNYSLNVEDNIANIKNATLDEVKAFHKKYFGTASMRLVIVGDTDGANLNASLKKSFKNWNGGVSEKLKFEEASKAASKTEVVSIPEKPSAELFIGQFTGLKRADADYIPFFIGNYTLGAGFAGRLMQTVRDVDGLTYSISSGLGGNIETGGYWFVNASFNPNLFQKGLDATMVQVDKWVKDGITAEELENKKTNLIGSFKVGMSTTNGMARTILSFMERGLEPNYIDQYPKDIEKATLQQVNDAIKKYVKLDKMIIIKSGSLDQSGNPLK encoded by the coding sequence ATGAAAAAATACATCTTTCTGGGCTATTGCTCACTGGCTTTCTGCACCCTAATTTCAGCGCAGAATAAATCGGTTAATTTTAAGAAAATCAAAGAATTAGGTGGAATTGAAGAATATTTATACCAGCCAAATGGAATGAGCGTGCTTCTTTTACAAGATAATGCTTCACCAGTTGCCACGGTGCAGATTGTGTACCGAGTAGGGTCTAAACATGAAGTGTTAGGAAACACGGGATCAACTCACCTTTTAGAGCATTTAATGTTTAAAGGAACGCCGACTTTCAACAAAAAGAATGGAAATACAATTACTGATGTCCTTCAAAATACTGGAGCACAATTAAATGCCACAACTTGGTACGATCGTACTAATTATTTTGAAACACTGCCAAGTGATAAAATAGAATTAGCGCTTCAGATTGAAGCGGACAGAATGCGTAATTCTTTATTAACCAAAGAAGATAAAGAAGCTGAAATGACGGTAGTTCGCAACGAATTTGAACGCGGCGAAAACAATCCAAACAGTTTATTGGATAAGGAAATCTGGGCTTCGGCTTATATTGCGCATCCATACCACCATTCGACAATTGGATGGAAATCGGACATTGAAAAAGCACCGATTGAGGTTTTAAAGAATTTTTATAATACGTATTACTGGCCGGATAATGCTACTTTGACCATTATCGGAGATTTCAGAAAAGAAAATGTTTTTGAATTGATCGAAAAATATTTCGGAAAAATCACAAAAGCACCGCATGTAATGCCTCAGCCTTATACAGAAGAACCGCAGCAATATGGGCCTCGTAAAATTGTAGTTAGAAAACCTGGAGAACTGGGTGTAGTAAATAAAGCGTATAAAATCCCTGGTGCTCTGCACGAAGATCTTCCTGCTTTAGGGATTCTAGCGCAAATTATTGGTAATGGTCCATCGGCTATTTTGAACAAAACTTTCGTTGATACTCGTCTGGGAATTTATTCCTATGCAAGCGCAACGGAGTTTAAAGAAGTGGGATTGTTTACAATTGGGGTAGGATTTCCAACAAGTTCAAAACACGAAGATATCGATGCTAAAATCAGCGAGGTTGTGGCTAAAATCCAGAAAGAAGGTGTGACTCAAGATGAGGTAAATAGGGTAGTTGCAAAAATAAGCGCTCAAACTATTTTAGCACGTGATGGTTCTGGCGTTATTGCTTCAGCTTTGAACGAAGCTATTGCAGCTGGAGACTGGACAGATTATATAACCGGTGTTGACCGATTGAAAAAAGTAACTCCAGCAGATGTACTTCGTGTTGCCAATAAATATTTGGTTGAAGACCAGAGTACAACAGGTTATTTTATTCCAAAACAAGCAGGTTCACAGAAAAAAGAAACAGGACAGGCTGCTAATTTTATGCCAGAGAACGGACCGTTTTATTATAGACATTCAGAAGACGGACATATTCATGAAGAAAGTGAAGTAAAAGCTGTTTTAGCAGAACAAAAAAATAATGCTGCAATTACTTTTAATGATAAAGTAATTGAGAAATCGGCATCAGCTTATAAAAGAGAAAAGGTTGCAGGAATAGATGTAGTTTCAGTAAAAACTTCTGCTAAGGATTTTGTTACTGTTGCAGCGAGTATTTCATTAGGAAATTATGCGAGTGAAACTAAAAATAATAGTATTCCAGCTTTAACGGCTTCGATGCTGTCAAAAGGAACAACGCTGAATGACAAATTTAAGTTCTCAGAAAAACTTCAAAAATTAGGAGTTACTTTAAACGTAAACGCTTCTACATTTAAAATCAATATCGGATTTAAATGTCTGAAAAAAGATCTGGATCAAGTTGTGGCATTATTGGCAGAAGAGTTGAAAAATCCGTTGTTTGATGCTAAAGAATTCGAAAATTTAAAACAGCAGTTTATTGGGAATACACAGCAGAGTTTAAATGATCCTGGAGAAAGGGGCGGTATAGCTTTATCTCAAGCAATTTATCCCAAGACAAATCCGAATTATAGTTTAAATGTTGAAGATAATATTGCTAATATTAAAAATGCAACGCTTGATGAAGTAAAAGCGTTCCATAAAAAATATTTTGGGACTGCTTCTATGCGTCTTGTAATTGTGGGAGACACAGATGGAGCCAATTTAAATGCGTCACTAAAAAAATCATTCAAAAACTGGAACGGCGGCGTTTCAGAAAAGTTGAAATTTGAAGAAGCTTCAAAAGCAGCTTCAAAAACAGAAGTAGTTAGTATACCTGAAAAACCAAGTGCAGAATTATTCATCGGACAGTTTACAGGTTTAAAAAGGGCAGATGCTGATTATATTCCGTTCTTCATTGGAAATTATACTCTTGGTGCTGGTTTTGCAGGCCGTTTAATGCAGACAGTTCGTGACGTTGACGGTTTAACATATAGCATTTCTTCTGGTCTAGGGGGAAATATTGAAACGGGCGGTTACTGGTTTGTAAATGCTTCTTTCAACCCGAATTTATTCCAGAAAGGATTGGATGCGACTATGGTTCAGGTGGACAAATGGGTAAAAGACGGAATTACAGCTGAAGAGCTTGAGAACAAGAAAACCAATTTAATCGGAAGTTTTAAAGTTGGAATGTCCACGACAAACGGAATGGCAAGAACAATTTTAAGTTTCATGGAAAGAGGATTGGAGCCAAACTACATTGATCAGTATCCAAAAGACATTGAAAAAGCGACTTTACAGCAGGTAAACGATGCGATCAAAAAGTATGTAAAACTGGATAAAATGATTATTATCAAATCGGGTTCTCTTGACCAAAGCGGAAATCCGTTGAAATAG
- a CDS encoding protein-disulfide reductase DsbD family protein produces the protein MKNSIITLLLFLSVSMSAQMYNPVKWSTSVEKVSDKEYILKAKAVIQSGWHLYGQYIEEGGPSRTAFAFKNSSKKFELIGKTTEEKGHEVVDKIFDMKIKYFEDKALFTQKIKLTSEGVSNIDGEVEFMVCDDSNCLPPTTEELAFKIPVEKKTVAEETPAAEKDSVITEEVTLVKAVDKTEKSGKTATAEVPKKNEQRGLLTIFILAFLSGFAALLTPCVFPMIPMTVSYFTKQSKTKAAGIRNAMIYGFSIVIIYVLLGSIVTAVFGADSLNALSTNVWFNLIFFVLLVVFACSFLGAFEIMLPNALANKVDSQADRGGLIGIFFMALALAIVSFSCTGPIVGTLLVEAASKGGIAPIVGMLGFSIAIALPFSLFAAFPGWLNALPKSGGWLNTVKVVLGFLELALAFKFLSNADLVLQLHWLERETFLAIWIAVFGMLAFYLFGKITLPHDSPLNHISVGRLGFGLIVLSFTIYLIPGLWGAPLKLISGFPPPMQYSESPNGLGVSSNSELKITASLPEGAEHGPQNIITFHDYEKGMEYAKKEGKPVLLDFTGYACVNCRKMEELVWSDPKVLGVLNNDVVLISLYVDDKKELPENEQYVSETTGKKIKTIGNKWSDLQIKTYKANAQPFYVIVDHSSNSLTETSAYNPDITEYYNWLQSGIKNFKK, from the coding sequence ATGAAAAATAGTATCATTACATTATTGCTGTTCCTTTCAGTGAGTATGTCTGCCCAAATGTATAATCCTGTAAAATGGTCGACATCTGTAGAGAAAGTATCAGATAAAGAATATATTTTAAAAGCCAAAGCCGTGATACAATCCGGCTGGCATTTATACGGACAATATATTGAAGAAGGAGGTCCTTCAAGAACCGCTTTCGCTTTCAAAAACAGCAGTAAAAAGTTTGAACTTATCGGAAAAACAACAGAAGAAAAAGGACATGAGGTTGTTGATAAAATCTTCGATATGAAAATTAAGTATTTTGAAGATAAGGCGCTTTTTACACAGAAAATAAAACTGACTTCAGAAGGCGTTTCGAACATTGACGGAGAAGTAGAATTTATGGTCTGTGATGACAGCAACTGTTTACCGCCGACAACAGAAGAATTAGCCTTTAAAATTCCTGTAGAAAAGAAAACAGTGGCGGAAGAAACTCCAGCTGCGGAAAAAGATTCGGTAATTACTGAAGAAGTAACTTTGGTAAAAGCTGTTGATAAAACTGAAAAATCTGGAAAAACAGCAACGGCTGAAGTTCCAAAGAAAAATGAACAAAGAGGATTGCTAACTATCTTTATTTTAGCTTTTTTATCCGGTTTTGCGGCCTTATTAACACCTTGTGTTTTTCCAATGATCCCAATGACGGTTAGTTATTTTACAAAGCAGAGTAAAACCAAAGCGGCAGGAATTAGAAATGCGATGATTTACGGTTTTTCAATTGTAATCATTTACGTTTTACTAGGTTCCATTGTAACAGCCGTTTTTGGTGCCGATTCGTTAAATGCGCTTTCAACAAACGTCTGGTTCAACCTGATTTTCTTTGTTTTATTGGTAGTTTTTGCCTGTTCCTTTTTGGGCGCTTTCGAAATTATGCTTCCCAATGCATTAGCTAACAAAGTGGATTCGCAGGCTGATAGAGGAGGACTGATTGGGATTTTCTTTATGGCATTGGCTTTAGCCATTGTCTCTTTTTCTTGCACAGGACCCATTGTAGGAACTTTGTTGGTTGAAGCGGCTTCAAAAGGCGGAATCGCTCCAATTGTGGGAATGTTAGGATTTTCAATTGCTATTGCATTACCGTTTTCATTATTTGCCGCTTTTCCAGGCTGGCTAAATGCATTGCCAAAATCAGGAGGCTGGCTGAATACTGTGAAAGTGGTTTTAGGTTTTTTGGAATTAGCTTTAGCTTTCAAATTTTTATCCAATGCCGATTTAGTATTGCAATTGCATTGGTTAGAAAGAGAAACTTTCTTAGCGATTTGGATCGCGGTTTTTGGTATGTTGGCTTTTTACTTATTCGGAAAAATTACACTGCCACATGATTCACCTTTAAATCATATTTCTGTCGGGAGATTAGGTTTTGGACTCATCGTTTTAAGTTTTACTATTTATTTAATTCCGGGACTTTGGGGCGCACCCTTAAAATTAATCAGCGGATTTCCTCCTCCAATGCAGTACAGCGAATCTCCAAATGGATTGGGTGTCTCTAGTAATTCGGAGTTGAAAATAACGGCTTCGCTGCCAGAAGGAGCAGAACACGGTCCGCAGAACATTATCACTTTTCATGATTATGAGAAAGGGATGGAATATGCAAAAAAAGAAGGAAAACCTGTTTTATTGGATTTCACAGGATACGCCTGTGTAAACTGCCGAAAAATGGAAGAATTGGTTTGGTCTGATCCTAAAGTTTTAGGAGTTTTAAACAACGATGTGGTGCTAATTTCACTTTATGTAGATGATAAAAAAGAATTGCCAGAAAACGAACAGTATGTTTCTGAAACTACTGGAAAAAAAATCAAAACCATCGGAAACAAATGGAGTGATTTACAGATTAAAACTTACAAGGCAAACGCACAGCCATTTTATGTAATTGTAGATCACAGCAGTAATTCTTTGACAGAAACTTCAGCTTATAATCCAGATATAACCGAATATTACAACTGGCTACAAAGCGGGATTAAAAACTTTAAAAAATAA
- a CDS encoding aminotransferase class V-fold PLP-dependent enzyme: MIDEMDTILKTKPSKLENYFSEFRENTIGVNHRFESIYGQQHLLYADWIASGRLYFPIEDIMLRKIGPMIANTHSFSSQTGKASTYAYQYARQLIKKHVNASETDCLVATGTGMTAALNKLQRIMGLRSEDNIYSVKLNYDEERPVVFITHMEHHSNQVPWYETIADVVVLPCGQNNLVDPKILSKELKKYADRRLKIGSFTACSNVTGIITPYHELAKVMHQNGGYCFVDFAASAPYVKIDMHPKDPEQQLDAIFFSPHKFLGGPGTCGILVFNEKLYQSNFPDNPGGGNVKCTNPWGEYHYSDAIEVKEDGGTPGFLQVMRTALCLELKDKMGVEKMKNRETELLHLCFSELQKIKGLTILGDLETERIGCVSFTVENIHYNLMVRLLNDRFGIQVRGGWSCASTYAHFLLDIDEEKSAAITNGILQKNLTEKPGWVRVSLHPTMKNEELLFICNAVEQIVLNIEEWQKAYQYNPVTNEFDHLLIKETIEENVKEWFSLD; this comes from the coding sequence ATGATAGACGAAATGGATACTATTTTGAAAACAAAACCAAGTAAATTGGAGAACTATTTTTCTGAATTCAGAGAAAATACGATAGGAGTTAATCATAGATTTGAGTCGATTTACGGACAACAGCATTTACTATACGCCGATTGGATTGCCAGCGGAAGATTGTATTTTCCAATTGAAGATATTATGCTGCGAAAAATTGGTCCGATGATTGCCAATACACATTCTTTTTCCAGCCAGACAGGAAAAGCCTCGACTTACGCTTATCAATATGCAAGACAATTGATTAAGAAGCATGTAAATGCATCAGAAACAGATTGTTTGGTAGCAACAGGAACTGGAATGACGGCGGCTTTAAATAAACTGCAGCGTATTATGGGACTGCGTTCTGAGGATAATATTTACAGCGTTAAACTCAATTATGATGAGGAAAGACCTGTAGTTTTTATCACACATATGGAACATCATTCCAATCAAGTGCCGTGGTACGAAACCATTGCCGACGTTGTTGTGCTGCCTTGCGGCCAAAACAATTTGGTTGATCCAAAAATTCTATCGAAAGAACTGAAAAAATATGCTGATAGACGACTTAAAATTGGTTCGTTTACCGCTTGTTCCAATGTAACAGGAATTATTACGCCTTATCATGAACTGGCAAAAGTAATGCATCAAAATGGAGGATATTGCTTTGTTGATTTTGCGGCTTCAGCACCTTATGTAAAAATTGATATGCATCCAAAAGATCCAGAACAGCAATTGGATGCCATTTTCTTTTCGCCTCATAAATTTTTGGGAGGGCCTGGAACCTGTGGTATTTTGGTTTTCAATGAAAAACTATATCAATCTAATTTTCCAGATAATCCGGGTGGGGGAAATGTAAAATGCACCAATCCGTGGGGAGAATATCATTACAGTGATGCTATTGAAGTGAAAGAAGATGGCGGAACCCCAGGTTTTCTGCAGGTCATGAGAACGGCTCTATGTTTGGAATTAAAAGACAAAATGGGGGTCGAAAAAATGAAAAATAGAGAAACAGAACTCCTGCACCTTTGTTTTTCTGAATTACAGAAAATAAAAGGTTTAACTATTTTAGGAGATTTAGAAACCGAAAGAATCGGCTGTGTTTCATTTACCGTCGAAAATATTCATTACAATTTGATGGTAAGACTTTTAAATGACAGATTCGGAATTCAGGTTCGCGGAGGCTGGTCTTGTGCGAGTACTTATGCTCATTTTTTATTGGATATTGATGAAGAAAAATCGGCAGCAATTACAAACGGAATTCTTCAGAAAAACTTAACTGAAAAACCAGGTTGGGTAAGGGTTTCACTTCATCCAACCATGAAAAACGAGGAGCTTTTATTTATCTGTAATGCAGTTGAACAGATTGTTTTAAATATTGAAGAATGGCAGAAAGCCTATCAATACAATCCTGTAACCAATGAGTTTGATCATCTTTTGATAAAAGAAACTATTGAAGAGAATGTGAAAGAGTGGTTTTCGTTAGATTAA